One window of the Halorussus sp. MSC15.2 genome contains the following:
- the acs gene encoding acetate--CoA ligase alpha subunit, translating to MDENTGGLAGLFAPERVAVIGATESEGSIGRAITENLRADFAGETVPVNPNYDDVLGLECYPDVADVPGELDLAVVVVPPKIAVEAVRQCGEAGVRNVVVITAGFGETGSEGASREQELAEVAEAYDLNVVGPNSLGVMSTPSGMNATFGPENALPGSISFMSQSGAFITAVLDWANDEGIGFKDVVSLGNKAVLDETDFVEAWGDDPDTDVILGYLEGIEDGPAFIDAARRVTDDTPIVMVKSGRTEAGAQAVSSHTGTLAGSEQAYEAGLEQAGVLRVENVQELFDFAQILSGQPLPDSDDVAIVTNAGGPGVMTTDAVGDSNLSLASFSDETLDALSESMPEEANIYNPIDAIGDADIDRFEEALDLALADENVGCAVVLSAPTAVIDFDDLARVITDLQAEHGKPVASVLMGGESTDSAREVLREGGIPNYFDPARAVRSLDSLSRYREISEREYEDPRTFDVDRERAREILERAEERGDNRLGVEAMGLLDAYGIPTPEGTVAETPEDAVTAAQDIEDDVVMKIVSPDILHKSDIGGVKVGVSPEEVYDAFEDLVTRARNYQPDADILGVQVQEMVDLDSGTETIIGMNRDPQFGPLLLFGLGGIFVEILEDTETRVAPVSEREATEMVEGIRSAPLLRGARGRDPADREAIVESLQRLSQLVTDFPAILELDVNPLVAGPDGVQAVDVRLTVDTDNL from the coding sequence GTGGACGAGAACACTGGAGGGTTGGCGGGGCTGTTCGCGCCCGAGCGAGTCGCCGTAATCGGGGCGACCGAGAGCGAGGGGTCTATCGGTCGCGCGATTACCGAGAACCTGCGGGCCGACTTCGCGGGCGAGACCGTCCCGGTGAACCCCAACTACGACGACGTGCTGGGGCTAGAGTGCTACCCCGACGTGGCCGACGTTCCGGGCGAGTTGGACCTCGCGGTGGTCGTCGTCCCGCCGAAAATCGCGGTCGAGGCCGTCCGGCAGTGCGGCGAGGCCGGCGTCCGGAACGTGGTGGTCATCACCGCCGGATTCGGCGAGACCGGAAGCGAGGGCGCGAGTCGGGAGCAGGAACTGGCGGAGGTCGCCGAGGCGTACGACCTCAACGTGGTCGGGCCGAACAGTCTCGGCGTGATGAGTACGCCCTCGGGGATGAACGCCACCTTCGGTCCCGAGAACGCGCTCCCGGGGTCTATCTCCTTCATGAGCCAGTCCGGCGCGTTCATCACGGCGGTGCTGGACTGGGCCAACGACGAGGGAATCGGCTTCAAGGACGTGGTGTCGCTCGGTAACAAAGCGGTCCTTGACGAGACCGACTTTGTGGAGGCGTGGGGCGACGACCCCGACACCGACGTGATTCTGGGCTATCTGGAGGGCATCGAGGACGGCCCGGCGTTCATCGACGCCGCGCGCCGAGTCACCGACGACACGCCCATCGTGATGGTCAAGTCGGGCCGGACCGAGGCCGGAGCGCAGGCGGTCTCCTCGCACACCGGGACCCTCGCGGGGAGCGAGCAGGCCTACGAGGCCGGACTCGAACAGGCGGGCGTCCTCCGGGTCGAGAACGTGCAGGAACTGTTCGACTTCGCTCAGATTCTGTCGGGGCAACCCCTGCCCGACTCAGACGACGTGGCCATCGTGACCAACGCGGGCGGCCCGGGCGTGATGACCACCGACGCGGTGGGCGACTCGAACCTCTCGCTGGCTTCCTTCTCCGACGAGACGCTCGACGCGCTCTCCGAGTCGATGCCCGAGGAGGCCAACATCTACAACCCCATCGACGCCATCGGCGACGCCGACATCGACCGGTTCGAGGAGGCGCTGGACCTCGCGCTCGCCGACGAGAACGTCGGGTGCGCGGTGGTCCTGTCCGCGCCGACCGCGGTCATCGACTTCGACGACCTCGCGCGGGTCATCACCGACCTGCAGGCCGAACATGGGAAACCGGTCGCGTCGGTGCTGATGGGCGGCGAGAGCACCGACTCCGCGAGGGAGGTCCTGCGCGAGGGCGGCATCCCGAACTACTTCGACCCGGCGCGCGCGGTCCGGAGTCTCGACTCTCTCTCGCGCTACCGCGAAATCAGCGAGCGCGAGTACGAGGACCCCCGGACGTTCGACGTGGACCGCGAGCGTGCCCGCGAGATTCTCGAACGCGCCGAGGAGCGCGGCGACAACCGCCTCGGCGTGGAGGCGATGGGCCTGCTCGACGCCTACGGGATTCCTACCCCGGAAGGCACCGTCGCCGAGACGCCCGAGGACGCGGTCACGGCCGCGCAGGACATCGAGGACGACGTGGTAATGAAGATAGTCTCGCCCGACATCCTCCACAAGTCCGACATCGGCGGCGTGAAGGTCGGCGTCTCGCCCGAGGAGGTGTACGACGCCTTCGAGGACCTCGTGACCCGCGCCCGGAACTACCAGCCAGACGCCGACATTCTGGGCGTGCAGGTACAGGAGATGGTGGACCTCGATTCGGGTACCGAGACCATCATCGGGATGAACCGCGACCCGCAGTTCGGTCCCCTGCTGCTGTTCGGACTCGGCGGCATCTTCGTGGAGATTCTGGAGGACACCGAGACCCGGGTCGCGCCCGTAAGCGAGCGCGAGGCGACCGAGATGGTCGAGGGAATCCGGTCCGCGCCGCTCCTACGCGGCGCGCGAGGCCGCGACCCCGCCGACCGCGAGGCCATCGTCGAGAGCCTCCAGCGTCTCTCGCAACTCGTGACCGACTTCCCCGCGATACTCGAACTCGACGTGAACCCCCTCGTCGCGGGTCCGGACGGCGTGCAGGCCGTGGACGTGCGACTCACCGTGGACACCGACAACCTATGA
- a CDS encoding phosphotransacetylase family protein has product MKTILVTATEESTGKTAVALALAKLAAERGLSVGYMKPKGTRLQSNVGKTLDEDPMLARELLDLDAEMHDLEPVVYSPTFVEQAIRGREDPDELREQVRQSFDSLAEGKDLMVVEGGGKLTTGGIVGLTDPEVADLLDAEVLLMSKYDQGGDVDDLLAAADDVGDRLLGVLFNAVKEGNFDGLETEVVPFLEARGVPVLGVVPRDQSLAGVTVAELAAELSAEQLNDAPGDAFVERFLVGAMSGDSALRHLRRTKDAALVTGGDRPDLQRVALEAPGVKCLILTGGFRPPGAIVGKAEEKGVPILLVQSDTLTTIERAEDVVRSGRTRDAETVETMRGLLHDHADVESILGDGDEFSPAEDADPDQSQE; this is encoded by the coding sequence ATGAAAACGATACTCGTCACCGCGACCGAAGAGAGCACAGGCAAGACCGCGGTCGCGCTCGCGCTGGCTAAACTGGCCGCCGAGCGCGGTCTCTCGGTCGGTTACATGAAACCCAAGGGCACTCGACTCCAGAGCAACGTCGGCAAGACGCTGGACGAGGACCCGATGCTCGCCCGCGAGCTGCTCGACTTGGACGCCGAGATGCACGACCTCGAACCCGTCGTCTACTCGCCGACGTTCGTCGAGCAGGCGATTCGCGGCCGCGAGGACCCCGACGAACTCCGCGAGCAGGTCCGCCAGAGCTTCGACAGTCTGGCCGAGGGCAAGGACCTGATGGTGGTCGAGGGGGGCGGGAAACTCACCACCGGCGGCATCGTCGGTCTCACCGACCCCGAGGTGGCCGACCTCCTCGACGCGGAGGTCCTGCTCATGTCGAAGTACGACCAGGGCGGCGACGTGGACGACCTGCTGGCGGCCGCCGACGACGTGGGCGACCGACTGCTCGGCGTGCTGTTCAACGCGGTGAAGGAGGGGAACTTCGACGGTCTCGAAACCGAAGTCGTCCCGTTCCTCGAAGCGCGCGGCGTCCCGGTCCTGGGCGTCGTCCCCCGCGACCAATCGCTGGCGGGCGTGACGGTCGCGGAACTCGCCGCGGAACTCTCGGCCGAGCAACTGAACGACGCGCCCGGGGACGCCTTCGTCGAGCGGTTCCTCGTCGGCGCGATGTCGGGCGACTCCGCGCTCCGTCACCTCCGCCGGACGAAGGACGCCGCGCTCGTCACCGGCGGCGACCGCCCGGACCTCCAGCGCGTCGCGCTGGAAGCGCCGGGCGTGAAGTGCCTGATTCTGACCGGCGGGTTCCGCCCGCCGGGGGCCATCGTCGGCAAGGCCGAGGAGAAGGGCGTCCCGATTCTGCTGGTCCAGTCGGACACCCTGACGACGATAGAGCGCGCCGAGGACGTGGTCCGGAGCGGTCGGACCCGCGACGCCGAGACGGTCGAGACGATGCGGGGCTTACTCCACGACCACGCCGACGTTGAGTCCATCCTCGGCGACGGCGACGAGTTCTCGCCAGCGGAGGACGCCGACCCGGACCAATCGCAGGAGTAA
- a CDS encoding phosphoenolpyruvate carboxykinase (ATP), with product MSESGKTVQSLETALPDPAEADDVIYDPSMDRLREFSDHLETTTEFGSPSYVSDERSRNADRTKNAVDDDFDADDYARIERAFDAAREREMVCVDRRMGRDDDHSYVCRLYVPREYGRIALAWAKLFEPVTSDGDSRPDPDFVTVQIPDADEIAVRILPDEGVTAVLGSDYTGEAKKSFLRLFMYYAKKQGGLGLHAGSKRVRLTDESGDLKEVGQAFLGLSATGKSTLTAHGLWLDDPEEATMLQDDVCALLPDGTIAGSEGNGLYVKTIGLDADEQPAMYDAVTDESAVLENVDVADDGTVDFDSDRYTTNGRAVIEREQLSSADEDIDLDGVDQVFFITRNPVMPPVAKLSPEEAAAAFMLGESIQTSAGDPSKAGESIRVVGTNPFIVGSKGEEGNRFRDLVADLDVDCFVINTGHLGAKQKDIGVEESVTILREIARGTVEWTDDEATGLTIPSAVPGMDIAEFDVAENVANLDEKLARLRTERRTHLDTFEDLDDAIRDAVY from the coding sequence ATGTCAGAATCCGGGAAGACAGTTCAGTCGCTGGAGACAGCGCTTCCAGACCCGGCCGAAGCGGACGACGTGATATACGACCCGTCGATGGACCGCCTCCGCGAGTTCTCCGACCACCTCGAGACGACCACCGAGTTCGGTTCCCCGTCCTACGTGAGCGACGAGCGCTCGCGCAACGCCGACCGGACGAAGAACGCGGTGGACGACGACTTCGACGCGGACGACTACGCGCGCATCGAGCGAGCGTTCGACGCGGCCCGCGAGCGAGAGATGGTCTGCGTGGACCGCCGGATGGGCCGAGACGACGACCACTCCTACGTCTGCCGACTCTACGTTCCCCGCGAGTACGGTCGCATCGCGCTGGCGTGGGCGAAGCTCTTCGAACCCGTGACGAGCGACGGCGACTCCCGTCCGGACCCGGACTTCGTGACGGTCCAGATTCCCGACGCCGACGAAATCGCCGTCAGAATCCTCCCCGACGAGGGCGTCACCGCCGTCCTCGGGAGCGACTACACCGGTGAGGCCAAGAAGTCGTTCCTCCGCCTGTTCATGTACTACGCCAAGAAGCAGGGCGGACTCGGTCTCCACGCCGGGAGCAAGCGCGTCCGGTTGACCGACGAGTCCGGCGACCTGAAGGAGGTCGGACAGGCGTTCCTCGGTCTCTCGGCCACCGGGAAGTCCACCCTGACGGCCCACGGTCTCTGGTTGGACGACCCCGAGGAGGCGACCATGCTGCAGGACGACGTCTGCGCCCTGCTCCCGGACGGGACCATCGCGGGGAGCGAGGGCAACGGTCTCTACGTCAAGACCATCGGACTCGACGCCGACGAACAGCCCGCGATGTACGACGCCGTGACCGACGAGTCGGCCGTGCTGGAGAACGTGGACGTCGCCGACGACGGGACGGTAGACTTCGACAGCGACCGTTACACCACCAACGGTCGGGCCGTCATCGAGCGCGAGCAGCTCTCGTCGGCGGACGAGGACATCGACCTCGACGGTGTGGACCAGGTGTTCTTCATCACCCGGAACCCCGTCATGCCCCCAGTCGCCAAACTCTCGCCGGAGGAGGCCGCCGCGGCGTTCATGCTCGGCGAGTCCATCCAGACCAGCGCTGGCGACCCCTCGAAGGCCGGGGAGTCCATCCGCGTGGTCGGCACCAACCCGTTCATCGTGGGGTCGAAGGGCGAGGAGGGCAACCGCTTCCGGGACCTCGTGGCCGACCTCGACGTGGACTGCTTCGTCATCAACACCGGCCACCTCGGCGCGAAACAGAAGGACATCGGCGTCGAGGAGTCGGTGACGATTCTGCGCGAAATCGCCCGCGGCACCGTCGAGTGGACCGACGACGAGGCGACCGGACTGACGATTCCGAGCGCGGTTCCCGGCATGGACATCGCCGAGTTCGACGTGGCCGAGAACGTGGCGAATCTGGACGAGAAACTGGCGAGGCTCCGGACCGAGCGCCGGACCCACCTCGACACCTTCGAGGACCTCGACGACGCGATTCGGGACGCGGTGTACTGA
- a CDS encoding YgaP-like transmembrane domain — protein sequence MTLERNVGGLDRIARAVGGVALVAVAVGAFFTGRDRFGVAAALAGAGLLFNAATQFCGVNALLEIDTCSRE from the coding sequence GTGACACTCGAACGAAACGTCGGCGGACTCGACCGAATCGCCCGCGCAGTCGGCGGCGTCGCGCTCGTCGCGGTAGCGGTCGGCGCGTTCTTCACCGGGCGTGACCGCTTCGGCGTCGCCGCGGCGCTCGCGGGCGCGGGACTCCTGTTCAACGCCGCCACGCAGTTCTGCGGCGTGAACGCGCTACTCGAAATCGACACGTGTTCGCGGGAGTAG